The Salvelinus alpinus chromosome 29, SLU_Salpinus.1, whole genome shotgun sequence region AGTTCCTCGGCCCAGCGAGGGGGAAGGCAGAACGGAGAGGAAATGGATGGCAAAAATAGCAGAATGTCTCTGCAGCGTAGCGCACAGAGCCCTGTTGCCCGTACAGCTGGTTGACTGACATCATGCGCTTGGTGATCAGACATTTTTAATGAGGCAGAGTGGGGTAGTGCTTAGTGGCAGGGGTCGAAGGGGTATTTGGTGACCCCACCGTGAAGCTCAACCACTGCCTCTGTCCAGGAGATGAGGTCACCGGCCATGTGACCACCACAGGAAGCCTGGCTGTAGATTTCATTGGGCGTGAGAACGCGGGACCACAACTGGAGGTCTGACATTTCGCCCACGAAGGACTGGGTGGCGTCAAATCGGCCACCTAGGGCGTCCTGTTAGGAAAGCACAGCATTATTATTAAGAGTAAAGGCCCACAAAACATGAACAAGAACAATCTATCCCACAGTAAACGATGAAGACGCAATTATTTAAACAGATGTCTTTGAGTTTGCCATCTTTTATTCCTTTAAAACAAGGTTGGTTAGTCACCAACAATGTTCTAAAACTAGGCAGTTCAGATCAATCAACCTTTGTTCTTAAACCTTCTCATGACCTAGTGTCATGTTAAGGTTAGGCTTAAGGGGAAGGTTtaactaacatgctaagtagcaaAAAAGTAGTTGCAAaattgctaaaatgctaaagttgtgcATGATGAGATTctaacacgcaacctttgggttgctataCGTTTGCATTATATGCCCACCCATCCCCTATCCACCCCTACTaaccaccctactttcgtttTAGCCTTAAGTAAACTTCTGTCTAATGTAACCATACATATCATAATAATTtgtcccagatttacatttactatctTACGTCtaatctatgagaccaggctggactCTCTTgtctagagcgacttacagttctTACATTCATCTTTAGATAGCTaaatgagacaaccacatatcacagtcaccaATGTACTGATTTCCAAGCTTAGTTTTTGGCAAAGGCCTGTGTCTTCTCAGGACACAACTAGACGATAATCAGCTTTAACATGATTGTATTAACAGCTTTTTGTGTTTGCAAATCCTAAAATGAGCAAACACACAGTGTAAGTGTGACAAGTAATTCCCTGCTGGCAACATTTTGTGTCAGCTGTGGGATCCAGTACTGCTGTTTAGAAATGTACGGTTCCTACCCCAGCTTTTATATGTTCTTCAGAACTTTGAGTATGCAAATTCATAGAAATAAAACGTATAGATGTACCTGTTCCTGGCCCAGAATAAAGACTCCACCAGGCTTGATGGGATGCCATGCAGATAGATTCTCTCCAGATCCCCTTTTTACACCATCCTGGAAGGCCTCCCAATGCCCATCGTGTGTCGACCATGTCACGCACAGATGTTGCCACTTCCCATCCGTCATTGCCATGGGCAATGTCACTGCCtgtgcaaaaaataataattagaGGCAATGGCATGATTAACTAATTGCATGATTGGCTAATTGATTGATTGGCTCAATCCGAAGAGTCTAAACAAAAGATTTCCGTGAGTAAAAAGAGCAAAGTCACTGCCTGTTCGGAGAAAGAGAGATTATTACCGGTTTAATTGACTGTCACAgaacaggatgttagtgtcattGTCTTGGGCGTTTAGAAAAATGACACCATCAGAAGGTCAATTAAACACAAATGTTGTCGTTTTTTAGGGAGATATTTTGTAAAAGATTTGCCAGGTTTTGTGAATGGGTACAAATGGCCATCGCATTTCAATTAGTGAGCTTTCTTTTATTTTGTGTCATATCCTTCAGGTGCCATAGCTAGGCATCTCCCAGGTTTAACCACCAAATCCCCTCTTGTCTGGGAGAAACCCTGACTCATGCTGACGTATGGGCCCAGACCATGTGTCTATCCCCGTGTCCACCCTCTCATTAGACGTCTCTTCACATGACTGTGCTAGGTAAGCTGCTTGCCCTTTGCCCCCTGTGGTCTTATGCCATTAGGGAGGATGATTGATGAAGACAGAGCCACTGTCTCTCAGGGGGCAAGACTAGGTGAGAGCAGGATCCAGGTGAACTGTAACTGTCACAACTGCCTCCTGCCTCGCTCCTTGAGGACAGGAGATAAATCAAATTCCGGTGCCTGATCGGATAAGAGTGGAGTCACCTGACACTGAGGTGTGAGCTTGCTTGCCTTGAGGTGATTGATTTTCCACTTGTGCTGCCAATGGGGCAACTGACTGATAACATAAGCGTCGTCTTACTTAAAATTTTGATTCAAAATGGTGAAACACTCCTTTCTAaatggtatcaaatcaaatcaaactttatttgtcacgtgcgctgaatacaacaggtgtagaccttacagtgaaatgcttacttacaggctctaaccaatagtgcaaaaaaggtattaggtaaacaatcggtaagtaaagaaataaaacaacagtaaaaagacaggctatatacagtagcgaggctataaaagtagcgaggctacatacagacaccggttagtcaggctgattgaggtattatgtacatgtagatatggttaaagtgactatgcatatatgatgaacagagagtagcagtggcgtaaacgaggggttggcgggtggtgggtggcgggacacaatgcagattgcCCAGTttgccaatgtgcgggagcactggttggtcggcccagctgaggtagtatgtacatgaatgtatagttaaagtgactatgcatatatgataaacagagagtagcagcagcgtaaaaagaggggttttGGGGGACGGGCACACAATgcaatagtccgggtagccatttgattacctgttcagtagtcttatggcttgggggtaaaaactgttgagaagcatttttgtcctagacttggcactccggtaccacttgcaatgcaatagtagagagaacagtctataactggggtgactggggtctttgacaatttttagggccgtcctctgacaccgcctggtgtagaggtcctggatgtcaggcagcttagccccagtgatgtactgggccgtacgcactaccctctgttgtgccttgcggtcagaggccgagcaattgccgtaccaggcagtgatgcaaccagtcaggctgctcttgatgttgcagctgtaaaaccttttgaggatctcaggacccatgccaaatctttttagtttcatgagggggaataggctttgtcgtgccctcttcacgactgtcttggtgtgtttggaccattctagtttgttgttgatgtggacaccaaggaacttgaagctctcaacctgctcctctacagctccgtcgatgagaatgggggtgcgctcggtcctccttttcctgtagtccacaatcatctccttagtcttggttacgttgagggataggttgttattctggcaccacccggcaaggtctctgacctcctccctaaaggcggtctcatcgttgtcagtgatcaggcctaccactgttgtgtcgtctgcaaacgtaatgatggtgttggagtcgtgcctggccatgaagtcgtgggtgaacagggagtacaggaggggacagagcacgcacccctgtggagctccagtgttgagaatcagcgtggcagatgtgttgctacctaccctcaccacccaggggcggcccgtcaggaagtccaggatccagttgcagagggaggtgtttagtcccagaatccttagcttagtgatgagctttgagggtactatggtgttgaacgctgagctgtagtcaatgagtagcattctcacataagtgttccttttgtcccaggtgggaaagggcagtgtggagtgcaatagagattgcatcatctgtggatctgtttgggcggtatgcaaattggagtgggtctagggtttctgggataatggtgttgatgtgagccattaccaacctttcaaagcacttcatggctacggacgtgagtgctacgggtcagtagtcatttaggcaggttgcctttgtgttctcgGGCAAAGGGACtttggtggtctgtttgaaacatgttggtattacagactcaatcagggatatgttgaaaatgtcagtgaagacacctgccagttggtcagcacatgcccggaacacacgtcctggtaatccgtttggccctgcagccttgtgtatgttgacctgtttctaggtcttactcacgtcggctacagagagcgtgatcacacagtcgcccggaacagctgatgctctcatgcatgcttcagtgttgcttgcctcgaagcgagcatagaagtgatttagctcgtctggtaggcttgtgtcactgggcagctcgcggctgtgcttccctttgtagtctgtaatagtttgcaagccctgccacataagacgagcgttggagccggtgtagtatgatttgatggttcgtcgcagggcatagcaggatttcttgtaagcttccgggttagagtcccgcaccttgaaagcggcagctctaccctttagctcagtgcgaatgttgcctgtaatccatggcttctggttggggtacagTCATTGTACCCCAACCACAGTCATTGTAtgacacatcacagtaggaaacCTTATAGTaggagagtgtatgtgtgtaagaAGTGAGGGCAAAGATATCTTCACAAATTGGTCACCAGGGGCACAATGTGAAAGTATGTAAAATAATCAATCATGCTCTTACCTTGTCGTTGACCAGTAGTTCCATGGGGTTGTTGCCCCATTCGATCAGAACCAGTTCGTTGGCCTGTCCCGGGACAGAGTAGGAGAAGGGAGTGCCGAGGCCAGGCCCTGATCCCCCTTTTATCCAGAGGCAGACGGTGAGGGCGAAGATTTCGTTGAGTAGGGTCCTCTTTATTTTTCCATATATGTAGTTAGTGCGCATAGGGAAGCCAATCTGGAAAGCATCCGGACTCTTTGGCTTTTTCCGGGTACCTGTTGGGATACAAGACAGCAAAATATGAGCAATGAACAGCTGATACTGAGTATCTGTACCTGCAAATACAACTCGGCATGCATGATATAACTCGGAAAATAGTAAACAGTATCAAAGTGGGTTATTATCAGAGTTTCAATACCAGGGTCAGTGTTCCTGTGGTTAAGGTGGCTCAGCACAGTTTCAAGCTTGTTATGTCCACGGCCAAGAGGTCTTGGAGCCGGCGGCTTGCTGTTGTAGGATGGACGAGGATGATGGCCATGGTCGTCGTTGCCATGGTGACCATCGTCACTGTGATCGTTTCCATGGTGGTCATCGTGAAGATCATCATGGTGGTCATCGTGGTGAAGGTCATGATGGTCATCATGGTGTTCGCCATGACGGTCGTTGTCATGGTCATCATGGTGATCGTCATTGTGGTCTgtatggtgggtgtcatggcggCCGTGGCTACGATCATAATGGCGGTCATAGTGTCGGTCATGGTGACTGTTTTGACGGTTGTTGTGGCGGTTGTTGTGgcgggtgggggtgggggtgtgggtcTCGTGGTGGTCATCATGGTGATCGTCGTGGTGACTGGGTCCATGGTGGTCATCGTGGTGGTCATCGTGTCGATCATCATGGTGGTCATCGTGGTGGTCGTCATGATGGTCATCGTGGTGGTCGTCATGGTGGTCATCGTGGTGGTCGTCATGGTGACCATAATCATGCCCACCATGCCCACCATAGTGATTGTTGAGCTGCTTCTCAAGTGCATTGATTTTGCGTTGCAGGAGGTCTCTCAGTGAGCTTGAATAGGAGCTGGAGGAATTCCTGgcctggagaaagagagaaaattatTAATAGTTACAATAGGAAATGTTTGCAAGCATTATTATTAGTCCATGTGCTTGGTTATTCAAACTTTGTGGAGCAAACTAGAATATCAGTTGGAATTTATTTCCATAATATgactttttttgtatttgtttacccctttttctccccaatttcgtgatatccaattgctaGTTACAGTCttttcccatcgctgcaactcccgtacagactcgggagaggtaaaggtcgagagccaagcgttctctgaaacacgaccctgccaagccacactgcttcttgacatactgcttgcttaacccggaagccagccgcaccaatgtgtcggaggaaacactgtacagctggcgaccgaagtcagcgtgcatgcgcccaggCCGctacaaggagttgctagagcgcgatgggacaaggacaccccagctggccaaaccctcccc contains the following coding sequences:
- the LOC139558909 gene encoding neuronal pentraxin-1-like codes for the protein MADNAIPTLMLLPKGKMRWSGVLPGFILPSLPLFSLLLYTLISSSMAVVSLPGLDYDYGVQPKFVCTPIPADADPSCFTPGGAAHGPAHDRPSSNGHHGPAAGAPNGNGRRSMGMGIGISDEAKSTILHLRESLVRQKETILDQRETIRELTAKLTLCEGFGRGVGHHDDHHDNHHGPPRLNTHHPSSHHAYHDADHHGDPHYPLNNGHRSDPHHRGKDNAGSKHGAFSPEKTRKTLQTLKERLENLQARNSSSSYSSSLRDLLQRKINALEKQLNNHYGGHGGHDYGHHDDHHDDHHDDHHDDHHDDHHDDHHDDRHDDHHDDHHGPSHHDDHHDDHHETHTPTPTRHNNRHNNRQNSHHDRHYDRHYDRSHGRHDTHHTDHNDDHHDDHDNDRHGEHHDDHHDLHHDDHHDDLHDDHHGNDHSDDGHHGNDDHGHHPRPSYNSKPPAPRPLGRGHNKLETVLSHLNHRNTDPGTRKKPKSPDAFQIGFPMRTNYIYGKIKRTLLNEIFALTVCLWIKGGSGPGLGTPFSYSVPGQANELVLIEWGNNPMELLVNDKAVTLPMAMTDGKWQHLCVTWSTHDGHWEAFQDGVKRGSGENLSAWHPIKPGGVFILGQEQDALGGRFDATQSFVGEMSDLQLWSRVLTPNEIYSQASCGGHMAGDLISWTEAVVELHGGVTKYPFDPCH